Genomic window (Bosea vaviloviae):
CGCCCGCGCCAAGGGCTTGTCCGAGCGCGCGATCATTCTTCAGCACGGCCTGCGCAATGCGCTGATCCCGGTCATCACCGTGCTCGGCCTGCAGATCACCACGCTGGTCTCGGGCGCGGTGGTGGTCGAGACCGTCTTCGCCTGGAACGGGGTCGGCGATCTCCTGGTCGGTGCGACGATCAAGCGCGACTACCCGGTGCTGCAATTCGGCGTCCTCGTCGTCGCGAGCGCGGTGATCCTCGTCAATCTCCTGGTCGATCTCACCTATGCGCTGGTCGATCCGCGCGTGCGCCTGGCTGGAGCCTGAGCGGTCATGACCGATATCCTCGATGCCAAGATCCTGGACGCCAATATCGCTTTTCCGCCGCAGCCCAAGCCGCGCGCGGAGCCCAAGCAGCGCGGGCGCTTCGCCCGGCCGGCGGGCGTGAGCGTTCTCGTTGTCGGCGCGGCGCTGCTGGCGCTCATCCTCGTCCTGCTCGCGCTGTTTGCGCCGGCGCTCGCGCCCTTCGAGCCCGACCAGCAGAAGCTGCTCGCCCGCTTACGCCCGCCGATCGGCTTCGAGCGCGCGAATCCGGCGCATTGGTTCGGCACCGACCAGCTCGGCCGCGACCTGCTCTCGCGCTGCCTCCATGGTCTCAGGCTGACACTGGCGCTGGCCCTGTTCGGCACGCTGATCGGGCTTTCGCTCGGGGTTTCGCTCGGGCTCGTCGCCGGCCTGTTCGGTGGCTGGGCCGATGCGCTGATCATGGGCTTCGTCGACATCATGCTGTCGCTGCCCTTCACGCTCGTCGCGCTCCTCGTCATCGCGCTGGCCGGGACCGATGTCGCGGTGCTGATCTGCGTGCTCGGCATCGCCTATTGGGCGCATTTCGCCCGGCTGGTGCGCGCCCAGGTGCTCGGCCTCAGGGAATTGCCTTTCGTCGAGGCGGCACGGGCGGCGGGCGCGACGCGCTGGCATATCGCCACCGTGCACATGATCCCCAACATCGTCTCGCCCATCGTGGTGATGGCGAGCCTGAACTTCTCCAACCTGATCCTGCTCGAATCCGCGCTCTCCTTCCTGGGCCTGGGCGTGCAGCCGCCGACCGCGACGCTCGGCTCCATGGTCGGGCAGGGGCGCGACTACATGGCCTCCGCATCCTGGATCGTGGCGGTGCCGGCGCTGCTGATCGTGTTCGTCAGCCTGGCCGCCATGCTGCTCGGCGACTTCCTGCGCGACCATCTCGACGTGCGCCTGCGTGAACGCTGATGGCCGTCTTCCACGCCTGCCTGCCACGCCTCTTCCTCTCTCGCTCGTCTCGAAAGGGCTGAAACCATGCTCAAGACCTTGCTGAAGACCGCGCTCGCTGCAGCGCTCGCCACCACTGCGCTCACCGGGCTTGCCGCCGCGCAGGAGCTCAAGGTCGGCGTGCAGAACATGGCGCCCTGGCTCGATCCCGGCCGCGATTTCTCCAATGTAGGCTCGCAATTCTACTTCAACGCCTTCGATCCGCTGATCGGCAAGGACGCCGCCCGCGCCGAGAGCGTCTGGCAGCCCGGCATCGCCACGAGCTGGAAGCAGGTTTCGCCGACGCAGATCGAATTGAAGATCCGCCAGGGCGTGACCTTCCACAATGGCGCCCCGATGACGGTGGAGGACGTGGTCTTCTCCTTCGACCGCATCATCAACTCGACCTTCCCGCCCTATACCGTGCGCAAGCGCGACACGCTGCCCAACATGGCCAAGGTCGAGGCAGTCGACGCCGAGACGGTGCGGATCACCGCCACCAAACCCGAACCGCTGTTCGAGACCCTGCTCAATGTGCAGCAGGGCATGATCGTGCCGAAGACATACGTCATGGCACTGACGGGCGATCCCAATGTCGCCGAGCCCAGTGATTTCGAGGCCTTTGCGCTCAAGCCCGTCGGCACCGGCCCCTACAAGATCACCGAATTCGTCCCCAATCAGAAGCTGGTCTATGAGCGCTATGACGGCTTCTGGGGCGAGAAGGCGCCGTTCCAGAAGGTCACGGTCCAGCGCATTCCGGAGCTCTCGGGCCGCCTGACCGCGCTGAAGAACGCCGAGGTCGACCTCATCACCAAT
Coding sequences:
- a CDS encoding ABC transporter permease; this translates as MTDILDAKILDANIAFPPQPKPRAEPKQRGRFARPAGVSVLVVGAALLALILVLLALFAPALAPFEPDQQKLLARLRPPIGFERANPAHWFGTDQLGRDLLSRCLHGLRLTLALALFGTLIGLSLGVSLGLVAGLFGGWADALIMGFVDIMLSLPFTLVALLVIALAGTDVAVLICVLGIAYWAHFARLVRAQVLGLRELPFVEAARAAGATRWHIATVHMIPNIVSPIVVMASLNFSNLILLESALSFLGLGVQPPTATLGSMVGQGRDYMASASWIVAVPALLIVFVSLAAMLLGDFLRDHLDVRLRER